Proteins from a single region of Sphaerochaeta globosa str. Buddy:
- a CDS encoding flavodoxin family protein, with protein sequence MNRILIYYSSEGHTRLVAEKISEMLGCDVFELQLVKPYPTKGFLKFYYGGRDSVFHFSRAFNKPFPDLSNYEVVLLATPIWAGTVSAPMYSYLKKASFLQKDLYLIATCSGGDVSKCFSTIKKIKTDGHTRGEISFVNPTEATLQQDIERLKAFSSAVLSNDSFQ encoded by the coding sequence ATGAATAGAATTCTTATTTATTACTCATCAGAAGGGCATACTCGTCTCGTTGCTGAAAAGATATCCGAGATGCTTGGTTGCGATGTTTTTGAACTACAATTGGTCAAGCCGTATCCTACCAAAGGATTCTTAAAGTTCTATTATGGTGGAAGGGACTCTGTTTTTCACTTCAGTCGGGCTTTCAATAAACCTTTCCCTGATTTGAGCAACTATGAAGTTGTACTGCTTGCTACGCCGATCTGGGCCGGGACTGTCAGCGCCCCCATGTATTCTTACTTGAAAAAAGCCAGCTTCCTCCAAAAGGATCTCTATCTCATTGCTACCTGTAGTGGTGGTGATGTTTCCAAATGTTTTTCGACTATCAAGAAAATCAAGACTGATGGCCACACTCGAGGGGAAATCTCGTTTGTAAATCCAACTGAAGCGACTTTGCAGCAGGATATCGAACGTCTCAAAGCCTTCAGCTCAGCTGTTTTGTCGAACGATTCTTTTCAGTAA
- the rplT gene encoding 50S ribosomal protein L20: MPRAVDGTKHKDRRKKILELAKGYYGRRSTNNRVAKDAIAKAGQYAYRGRKERKRDFRKLWIARISAAVQEEGLNYSQFMHGIKLANIEINRKALSNMAIEDKATFTALVSQVKGVLAK; encoded by the coding sequence ATGCCAAGAGCAGTAGACGGAACTAAACACAAGGACAGACGGAAGAAGATTCTTGAGCTCGCTAAAGGTTATTATGGCCGAAGAAGCACGAACAACCGCGTTGCAAAAGATGCGATTGCCAAGGCTGGCCAGTATGCCTATCGCGGCCGTAAAGAGCGCAAGCGGGATTTCCGCAAGCTCTGGATCGCAAGAATCAGCGCAGCTGTGCAGGAAGAGGGTCTCAACTACTCTCAGTTCATGCATGGTATTAAACTTGCCAACATCGAGATCAACAGAAAGGCCCTCTCCAATATGGCTATTGAAGATAAGGCTACTTTCACCGCTCTCGTGTCCCAGGTAAAGGGTGTTTTGGCTAAATAG
- a CDS encoding TatD family hydrolase, producing the protein MQTIATQLIDSHFHLLSMQRKGVDIDLVLASMREASMEGIDVGLDCDDLAGRTALFAPYPFIHLSAGIGPWGADDPLDEQLGKLEDQLTRNKVVAIGEIGLDNYHTYGTVENQEYLVEKQIELANRIGKPVIFHNREADKQFQKLLGKTTFAKRGIFHCYQGGRELAELAVEQGFYLSFAGPLTYKANKSMQELFSSLPLDHLLLETDSPYLSPNPVRGTVNTPLSMQHIYAFAAQLRGLALETLIEQIRANFHAFVEQ; encoded by the coding sequence ATGCAAACCATAGCCACCCAACTCATCGATTCCCACTTCCACCTTCTTTCCATGCAGAGAAAGGGCGTTGACATCGACCTCGTCCTCGCGTCGATGAGGGAAGCCTCGATGGAAGGCATCGATGTTGGATTGGACTGCGACGATTTGGCTGGTAGAACCGCGTTGTTTGCCCCCTACCCGTTCATTCACCTCAGCGCAGGCATCGGGCCCTGGGGAGCTGATGACCCGCTGGATGAACAACTTGGCAAGTTGGAAGACCAGCTAACTCGAAACAAAGTTGTCGCCATCGGGGAAATCGGGCTGGACAACTACCATACGTATGGAACTGTTGAGAACCAGGAGTACTTGGTGGAAAAGCAAATCGAGCTTGCCAACCGAATCGGTAAGCCAGTCATTTTTCATAACCGGGAAGCGGACAAGCAGTTTCAAAAATTGCTGGGGAAAACAACCTTTGCAAAGCGTGGTATTTTTCATTGCTACCAAGGGGGGAGAGAGCTTGCAGAACTTGCCGTTGAGCAGGGTTTTTATCTCTCCTTTGCCGGACCCTTGACCTATAAGGCGAACAAGAGCATGCAGGAATTGTTTTCTTCGCTTCCCCTCGACCACCTACTTTTGGAGACGGACAGTCCCTATCTCAGTCCCAATCCGGTGAGGGGAACGGTCAATACTCCGCTTTCCATGCAGCATATCTACGCATTTGCGGCTCAATTGCGGGGTCTTGCACTCGAAACCTTGATTGAGCAAATCAGAGCCAACTTCCACGCATTTGTCGAGCAGTAA
- the tsaB gene encoding tRNA (adenosine(37)-N6)-threonylcarbamoyltransferase complex dimerization subunit type 1 TsaB, producing the protein MNILSCDTSTEFMHLCLARLEEGKKPFFEKQVLTSGNQHSELLVVRILSLCERNNMQFKDLDLLVCTSGPGSFTGLRIAMSTLKGISLGSHIPMVSIPTLQAYQACNRSESHAILAVIDAKKKRFYAALFKDGVQLSPELDLEVGQIESLLAPYPDALLVGNDAALLATKLSKPYRFDEISHLNLSLVLCTLGKEKFERFGADDLDNGPLYVRKSDAEIALQQTISSLEETHD; encoded by the coding sequence ATGAATATTCTCTCGTGCGACACCTCCACTGAATTCATGCACCTATGCTTGGCACGTTTGGAGGAGGGAAAGAAGCCCTTCTTTGAGAAGCAGGTGCTGACAAGCGGCAATCAGCATTCTGAACTGCTCGTTGTGCGCATTCTCAGCTTGTGTGAGCGCAATAACATGCAGTTCAAAGACCTTGACCTTTTGGTATGCACCAGTGGACCGGGCTCCTTTACCGGACTCAGGATAGCCATGAGCACACTCAAGGGAATCAGTCTTGGTTCCCACATCCCCATGGTGAGCATTCCCACCCTGCAGGCATATCAAGCATGCAACAGATCGGAATCACATGCCATCCTTGCTGTCATCGATGCTAAAAAAAAGCGGTTTTACGCTGCCCTGTTCAAAGATGGCGTTCAACTGAGTCCGGAGCTCGACCTTGAAGTAGGACAGATTGAAAGTCTGCTTGCACCCTACCCCGATGCCCTTTTGGTAGGAAATGACGCAGCCCTTCTTGCAACAAAACTCTCAAAACCTTACAGATTCGATGAGATATCGCACCTCAACCTTTCCTTGGTACTCTGTACACTGGGTAAGGAAAAGTTTGAGCGGTTCGGAGCCGACGACTTGGACAACGGTCCGCTGTATGTGAGAAAGAGCGACGCAGAAATAGCATTACAACAAACCATCAGTTCATTGGAGGAAACACATGATTGA
- a CDS encoding acyltransferase domain-containing protein, with translation MQQRFFDELGFSIQQREDVKRAARQITDAKHHARLNTGLRAAIANRDEKTAGALLFEGLQTFGPTYPLYLIQSCYDCVCSLYDTLSIDNAIRIATLKDIQLWTDTYAQAHQQQTGLTQVFWIARHLCARILRLGRLQFELKSLGSPVRVYKQKETGVLLAIAEANLACDQEGYLADREKAAFVTTLQEEASVLTAHTIDCQSGSIAHKPLPFETTSLSLLADSQTKVLHMHIPSGEKLSREVVDDSLLQAKTFFPTHSLVFCTSWLIDPALKQVAEPSSNIVCFMQRFSKFPVPFQTPQIFERVFSFTATEQDIPAWKATTSLQRSVQTALSLGVVFRTMGGYVLLEK, from the coding sequence ATGCAGCAGAGATTCTTCGATGAACTTGGGTTCTCGATACAGCAGAGAGAGGATGTCAAGCGAGCGGCACGGCAGATTACCGATGCAAAGCACCATGCAAGGTTGAACACAGGGTTGCGCGCAGCAATAGCGAATCGTGATGAAAAAACCGCAGGGGCTCTTCTCTTTGAGGGATTGCAAACCTTTGGGCCAACCTATCCTTTATATCTCATACAAAGTTGTTATGATTGCGTGTGCTCACTCTACGATACGCTTTCCATTGATAATGCCATCAGGATCGCCACACTCAAAGACATTCAGCTTTGGACCGATACCTATGCACAAGCACACCAACAGCAGACCGGCCTTACCCAGGTCTTTTGGATTGCACGTCATCTGTGTGCCAGAATTCTTCGTCTTGGAAGGTTGCAGTTCGAACTGAAAAGCTTGGGCTCACCCGTTCGCGTCTATAAGCAGAAGGAAACAGGAGTGTTGCTTGCTATTGCTGAGGCAAACCTTGCTTGCGATCAGGAAGGCTATCTCGCAGATAGGGAAAAAGCAGCGTTTGTCACCACCTTACAAGAAGAAGCTTCAGTGCTGACAGCCCATACCATAGATTGCCAAAGCGGGAGCATTGCACACAAGCCTCTTCCATTTGAAACCACTTCCCTAAGCCTGCTTGCTGATTCGCAGACGAAAGTCCTGCATATGCATATCCCTTCCGGAGAAAAATTGTCCAGAGAAGTTGTGGACGATTCCCTGCTTCAGGCAAAAACCTTCTTTCCTACCCATTCTTTGGTATTCTGTACTTCATGGCTGATCGATCCTGCATTGAAGCAGGTCGCTGAACCATCGAGCAACATCGTCTGCTTCATGCAGCGGTTCTCCAAGTTTCCGGTCCCCTTTCAAACCCCTCAGATTTTTGAACGTGTCTTTAGTTTCACCGCTACAGAACAAGACATCCCTGCATGGAAGGCAACTACATCGCTCCAACGTTCAGTGCAAACAGCGCTCTCATTAGGAGTGGTCTTCCGTACCATGGGGGGATATGTCTTGCTTGAAAAGTAG
- a CDS encoding tetratricopeptide repeat protein, with product MSETHDALRNILFIKLPASMERDINNFHVDSSIEIPVQRPEGNSSFDPVKDISVELIVAGMLKILAYQDDHEHASYYRDFVLALQPDAVQELNIAAIAQEQKHNFAFAEELFLTVCHLAPMSATYVNLATLYSRKAAEDTSKGAQYDLYQQKALNTLKEGLDVVGDDATLLSEIGFFHLYQGNVEIAKEYLDRYLSIAEADEKKAHVQKIMDDIEAKLNDDQTLMRSYDAIQMNKEGEAVTLLDSFLEDNPKVWNAWFLKGWALRRMGNYREAEQALLAALANSKGTSDIYNELALCSLETGKAELAKDYLNTAVDLDSQNITLISNLAYLYLKDQMWDEARQYLETARTIDPNDPLIIQLMKDYEASSGDKLSSPIIQEFVDTEDVIRQTKKEKPFFIQGKDETDDLETDFDIEDTP from the coding sequence ATGTCAGAAACACACGATGCCCTGAGGAACATTCTCTTCATCAAACTTCCCGCTTCCATGGAGCGGGATATCAACAATTTCCATGTCGACAGCTCGATTGAAATTCCCGTACAACGCCCCGAAGGAAATTCATCCTTTGACCCCGTCAAGGATATTTCGGTGGAATTGATCGTTGCAGGAATGCTAAAAATTCTTGCCTATCAGGACGATCATGAGCATGCATCCTACTATCGCGACTTTGTGCTCGCGCTTCAGCCTGATGCCGTCCAGGAACTCAACATAGCAGCCATAGCCCAGGAACAGAAACATAATTTTGCCTTTGCAGAAGAGTTGTTCCTTACCGTCTGCCACCTCGCGCCAATGAGTGCCACCTATGTCAACTTGGCCACCTTGTACAGCCGAAAGGCTGCCGAGGATACCTCAAAGGGTGCCCAGTACGACCTTTATCAGCAGAAAGCCCTGAACACCCTTAAGGAAGGGCTTGATGTCGTCGGTGATGATGCAACCCTCCTCTCGGAGATAGGCTTCTTTCATCTCTATCAGGGGAATGTTGAAATTGCCAAGGAGTACTTGGACCGATACCTCTCCATAGCTGAAGCAGATGAGAAAAAAGCACATGTACAGAAAATTATGGACGATATCGAAGCTAAACTTAACGATGACCAGACCTTGATGCGCTCCTACGATGCCATCCAGATGAACAAAGAAGGAGAAGCAGTCACCCTTTTGGATTCATTCTTAGAGGATAACCCCAAAGTATGGAATGCCTGGTTTCTCAAGGGCTGGGCGCTTCGCAGAATGGGTAACTATCGGGAGGCCGAACAGGCATTGCTCGCCGCCCTGGCAAACAGCAAGGGAACCAGCGACATCTACAATGAACTGGCTCTGTGCAGCTTGGAGACGGGAAAGGCTGAACTCGCCAAGGACTATCTCAATACTGCAGTAGATTTGGACAGCCAGAACATCACCTTGATCTCGAACTTGGCCTACCTGTATTTAAAGGACCAGATGTGGGACGAGGCTCGTCAGTATCTGGAAACAGCGCGTACCATCGATCCCAACGATCCGCTGATTATCCAACTGATGAAGGATTATGAGGCATCAAGCGGAGACAAACTCTCCTCGCCCATCATCCAGGAATTTGTCGACACCGAAGATGTAATCAGGCAGACCAAAAAAGAGAAGCCATTCTTCATCCAAGGCAAGGATGAGACCGATGATCTTGAGACTGATTTTGACATTGAGGATACTCCTTGA
- the infC gene encoding translation initiation factor IF-3 — protein sequence MATKDLRINRQIRAREVFVIDAEGNQKGIMSVFDAVMLAESVGLDLVEVSPNANPPVCKVLDFGKYRYEQEKRLRDAKKNQSVVKMKEIRMQPKIERHDLETKSKFIGEFLAEGNKVKVSIRFRGRELAHTELGKVVLDKILAQLTENGVGFNLDRDALMEGKMMSMIVSPAKVSAASVKKDNQ from the coding sequence TTGGCTACGAAGGATTTGAGGATCAATAGACAGATCCGCGCAAGAGAAGTGTTCGTCATTGATGCAGAAGGTAATCAAAAAGGCATCATGAGCGTGTTTGACGCCGTTATGCTTGCAGAGAGTGTAGGATTGGATTTGGTGGAAGTATCCCCCAACGCAAACCCTCCCGTTTGCAAGGTCCTCGACTTCGGAAAATACCGTTATGAGCAGGAAAAGCGGCTCAGGGATGCCAAGAAGAACCAAAGTGTCGTCAAAATGAAGGAAATCCGGATGCAGCCCAAGATTGAGAGACACGATCTTGAGACAAAGTCCAAATTCATCGGTGAATTCCTCGCTGAGGGAAACAAGGTCAAGGTAAGCATCCGCTTCCGTGGCCGAGAGCTTGCCCACACTGAACTCGGAAAAGTAGTTTTGGACAAAATACTTGCCCAGCTTACCGAAAATGGTGTAGGCTTCAATCTTGACCGAGACGCCCTGATGGAAGGCAAGATGATGAGTATGATCGTCAGTCCTGCCAAGGTTTCAGCTGCCTCAGTCAAGAAAGACAATCAGTAA
- a CDS encoding phytoene desaturase family protein, which produces MHVDVLVIGAGLSGLSSAALLAKRGLQVAVIDKAYCPGGSCGAFKRGDAIFDQGSSMLFGWGEKGFNAHRFLFNCLEEPITIIQHELLYCVHYDGKKVRFFSDISRFIEEVATIFPGQRENLVHFYADMQKMYEHVMVENPSYTTPDEVDKKAALSSLLQHPLSYMRFLSYLNVSAKSLLSKYFTDKSIFNFFDKLTSTYCYATVEESPAILASVMFVDNHVGGSYYPAGSTLHLTGALEKVIEQHGSTMIAEHEVVSILFDQGKPYGVLLDDGSQYTADQIIYSGTVWNLYDKLLPKEYTTEKQRQWAKNQEPTYPSVALYTLVDKEVVESDTLAVEMLIGRPDMLDEDEVTAYIPSVDDRTICSDDEHIVMAIGPSFSDWSSLNPEAYKQRKNEEIDRLLSVLAKRFPTIKEHIRHVELATPRTIERFTLKNGGAVAGPKQKLGNHMFKRQHIRTGWDSLFCCGESTTLGTGTPTVTTSGIAAANAVLSKRGLKPFLYEPGMKEFVKVIDAPFTNEQLYATTDAERDAIQRAARRCQLCEHPSCSQGTDLDVRGIMRRVTVGNFAGAKRKLAESAVQDPKKLEPNCIREESVAIGKVCTYLKDY; this is translated from the coding sequence ATGCACGTTGATGTACTCGTCATAGGAGCAGGCCTCAGTGGTCTCAGCTCAGCAGCTTTATTGGCAAAGCGAGGGTTGCAGGTAGCCGTCATCGACAAGGCCTACTGTCCTGGAGGAAGCTGTGGTGCTTTCAAGCGCGGCGATGCAATCTTCGACCAAGGTTCATCCATGCTTTTTGGCTGGGGGGAAAAGGGGTTCAACGCTCATCGGTTTCTCTTCAATTGTCTGGAGGAGCCCATCACCATCATCCAGCATGAATTGCTCTACTGTGTCCATTATGATGGTAAAAAAGTAAGGTTTTTCTCTGATATTTCCCGGTTCATCGAAGAAGTAGCCACAATATTTCCCGGCCAACGAGAGAACTTGGTACATTTCTATGCTGATATGCAAAAAATGTACGAGCATGTCATGGTGGAAAATCCTTCCTATACCACTCCTGACGAAGTGGATAAGAAAGCTGCCCTGAGCTCGTTGCTGCAGCATCCTCTTTCCTATATGCGTTTCCTTTCCTACTTGAATGTAAGTGCTAAGAGCCTGCTTTCCAAATACTTCACCGACAAATCGATATTCAATTTCTTTGACAAGCTCACCTCAACCTATTGCTATGCAACCGTCGAGGAAAGTCCTGCGATTCTTGCCTCGGTGATGTTTGTCGACAACCATGTCGGTGGTAGTTACTACCCGGCCGGCTCCACGTTGCACCTAACGGGTGCACTGGAGAAAGTAATCGAGCAACATGGATCTACGATGATTGCAGAACATGAAGTCGTCTCCATTCTCTTTGACCAAGGGAAACCCTACGGAGTGTTGCTGGACGACGGGTCCCAATATACTGCAGATCAGATCATCTACAGCGGTACAGTCTGGAATTTGTACGACAAGCTGCTTCCAAAAGAGTATACTACCGAAAAACAAAGACAGTGGGCAAAGAATCAGGAACCTACCTATCCGAGCGTGGCGCTCTATACACTGGTTGACAAAGAAGTTGTTGAGTCTGATACCTTGGCTGTGGAAATGCTTATCGGCCGACCCGATATGCTGGATGAAGACGAGGTAACCGCCTACATTCCCAGCGTCGATGACAGAACCATTTGTAGCGATGATGAACACATCGTTATGGCCATCGGGCCTTCGTTCAGTGATTGGTCTTCACTCAATCCCGAAGCGTACAAGCAAAGAAAGAACGAGGAGATTGATCGCCTGCTTTCTGTACTTGCAAAGCGATTCCCCACGATCAAAGAGCACATCAGGCATGTAGAGCTTGCCACGCCAAGAACCATAGAACGCTTTACGTTGAAGAATGGGGGAGCGGTGGCCGGACCCAAGCAGAAACTTGGCAACCATATGTTCAAACGCCAGCATATCCGGACAGGGTGGGATAGTTTATTCTGCTGTGGCGAGTCGACTACGCTGGGTACCGGCACCCCTACGGTAACAACCAGCGGTATTGCTGCAGCAAATGCCGTTCTCTCCAAACGAGGTCTCAAGCCTTTCCTGTATGAGCCTGGCATGAAAGAGTTTGTCAAGGTTATCGATGCACCGTTTACCAACGAGCAACTGTATGCAACAACAGACGCAGAACGTGATGCCATTCAGAGGGCGGCACGACGCTGTCAGCTCTGTGAACATCCTTCTTGCAGTCAAGGGACAGACTTGGATGTACGCGGTATCATGAGAAGGGTGACAGTGGGCAACTTTGCGGGAGCAAAACGCAAGCTAGCTGAGTCAGCAGTGCAAGATCCCAAAAAACTGGAACCAAACTGCATCAGAGAAGAGTCGGTTGCGATTGGGAAGGTGTGTACGTATTTGAAAGATTATTGA
- the rpmI gene encoding 50S ribosomal protein L35, with protein sequence MPKMKTRRSVAKRFHVTGTGKVRYKKQGLRHILTKKSSKRKGNLRAAGILEDMEAKRVKTMLPYA encoded by the coding sequence ATGCCCAAAATGAAAACAAGAAGGTCCGTTGCAAAACGGTTCCACGTCACTGGAACTGGTAAGGTCCGCTATAAAAAGCAGGGTCTTCGCCACATTCTCACCAAGAAGAGCAGCAAGCGTAAGGGCAACCTCCGTGCAGCTGGTATTCTCGAAGATATGGAAGCAAAGAGAGTTAAGACCATGCTTCCATACGCGTAA
- the tsaE gene encoding tRNA (adenosine(37)-N6)-threonylcarbamoyltransferase complex ATPase subunit type 1 TsaE: protein MTILSHSEEETRQVGYRLGKLCKPGTVISLRGSLGAGKTVLAKGLAQALGITEQIVSPTFTLIQEYAGTLPLFHMDLYRISGTEEFEGIGGEELLYSDGVTLIEWSEKIAEMLPDSTLYVDIRIMPNQDRAITLQGVTL, encoded by the coding sequence ATGACGATTCTCAGTCATAGTGAAGAGGAGACTCGACAGGTTGGCTATCGCTTGGGCAAACTGTGTAAACCCGGTACGGTAATTTCTCTGAGGGGAAGCCTTGGGGCAGGAAAAACAGTTCTGGCAAAAGGGCTTGCCCAAGCCTTGGGTATCACCGAACAAATTGTAAGTCCGACCTTTACCCTGATTCAGGAGTATGCAGGAACTTTGCCACTGTTTCATATGGATTTGTATCGGATCAGCGGGACAGAGGAATTCGAAGGAATCGGTGGTGAGGAGTTGCTCTACAGTGATGGAGTGACCCTGATTGAATGGAGTGAAAAGATTGCCGAGATGCTTCCCGATTCGACCCTTTATGTCGATATTAGGATTATGCCTAATCAAGACCGAGCTATCACCCTGCAAGGGGTAACACTATGA
- a CDS encoding class II fructose-bisphosphate aldolase, with translation MTSYKELGLVNTRDMFAKAVKGGYAIPAYNFNNMEQLQAIVQACVATKSPVILQVSKGARDYANINLLRNMARGAGEYAKELGFEIPIVLHLDHGDSFETCKECIDNGFSSVMIDGSHFPYEENIALTKKVVEYAHAHDVTVEGELGVLAGIEDEVSSAVSHYTKPAEVVDFVSRTGVDSLAISIGTSHGANKFVPSQCTRNAEGILIPPPLRFDILEEIEKELPGFPIVLHGSSSVPAEYVNMILQFGGKLKDSVGIPEEQLRKAAKSAVCKINIDSDGRLAMTAVIRKVLAEKPGEFDPRKYLGPARDELKKMYMHKNINVLGSANQA, from the coding sequence ATGACATCCTATAAGGAACTCGGTCTGGTTAATACCAGAGACATGTTTGCAAAAGCAGTCAAGGGCGGTTATGCCATTCCTGCCTATAATTTCAACAATATGGAGCAGCTGCAGGCTATTGTCCAGGCATGTGTCGCTACCAAGAGTCCTGTCATTCTTCAGGTATCGAAGGGTGCACGAGATTACGCAAACATCAATCTGCTGAGAAACATGGCCCGCGGGGCCGGTGAATATGCAAAAGAACTCGGCTTTGAAATCCCCATCGTACTGCACCTCGACCACGGCGACAGCTTCGAGACTTGCAAGGAATGTATTGATAACGGATTCAGCTCTGTCATGATCGATGGATCACATTTCCCCTATGAAGAAAACATTGCACTGACCAAGAAGGTCGTTGAATATGCTCACGCCCACGATGTAACCGTCGAAGGCGAGCTTGGAGTTCTGGCCGGTATTGAAGACGAAGTAAGCAGTGCCGTCAGCCACTACACCAAGCCTGCAGAAGTTGTTGACTTTGTATCCCGAACCGGTGTCGACTCCCTGGCTATTTCCATCGGAACCAGCCATGGTGCGAACAAGTTCGTACCCTCCCAGTGCACCCGCAATGCTGAAGGCATCCTCATTCCGCCTCCGCTTCGCTTTGACATCCTCGAGGAAATCGAGAAGGAACTTCCTGGGTTCCCCATCGTTCTGCACGGATCCTCTTCTGTCCCCGCAGAGTATGTAAACATGATTCTGCAGTTCGGCGGCAAGCTCAAGGACAGCGTAGGCATTCCCGAGGAACAGCTTCGCAAGGCAGCAAAGAGCGCAGTCTGCAAGATCAACATCGACAGTGATGGAAGACTTGCCATGACAGCCGTCATCCGCAAGGTTCTTGCTGAGAAACCCGGTGAATTCGACCCACGCAAGTACCTCGGCCCTGCCCGTGATGAGCTGAAGAAGATGTACATGCACAAGAACATCAACGTCCTGGGTTCCGCAAATCAGGCGTAA
- a CDS encoding TAXI family TRAP transporter solute-binding subunit encodes MKKSVVVLLVITMLIQGLLFAAGTQEGAAEPVKKTVINFPTAATTGAVYPLGSAMANLWNTKLDNVRASAQASAGGIANLNMIADGEAQLGVAVTSIMYESFNGIGAFEGRPNPNLRVMIGLYANPNQVVVTQNSNINSLADLAGKRFASGAPGSTTEVETSLHLKTSGVNYPDGLRVQYVGFTEAIDLMRNKQLDGAWIMAGIPNAAVTEMLSTAGGKLLSLDMDLIKKLQQAYPWYGAYTIPAGTYPGQTTDVLTSAIKITVCTDARVDADVIYDMTKAFWENFEELKATQAPLKQVNPKEAVKDLAGLPLHEGAARYYKEIGLL; translated from the coding sequence ATGAAAAAGTCTGTAGTAGTACTGTTGGTTATCACAATGCTCATTCAGGGCCTCCTGTTCGCAGCAGGTACGCAGGAAGGAGCGGCTGAACCTGTAAAGAAAACCGTCATCAATTTCCCCACAGCAGCAACTACCGGAGCGGTCTATCCGCTTGGGTCCGCCATGGCAAATTTGTGGAATACTAAGCTTGATAACGTCAGGGCCAGTGCCCAAGCCAGTGCCGGCGGTATTGCCAACCTGAATATGATCGCCGACGGAGAAGCCCAACTGGGTGTTGCCGTGACCTCCATTATGTATGAATCCTTCAATGGCATCGGAGCATTTGAGGGAAGACCGAATCCGAACCTCAGGGTTATGATCGGCTTGTATGCCAATCCAAACCAAGTGGTGGTCACCCAGAACAGCAATATCAATTCACTAGCCGACCTTGCAGGAAAGCGCTTCGCATCAGGAGCCCCGGGTTCTACAACAGAAGTGGAGACAAGCCTGCACCTCAAGACAAGTGGAGTAAACTATCCCGATGGATTGAGAGTCCAGTATGTCGGTTTCACGGAAGCAATTGACCTAATGCGCAACAAACAGCTTGATGGAGCTTGGATTATGGCAGGTATTCCCAACGCCGCCGTTACCGAGATGCTTTCAACCGCCGGTGGTAAATTACTCAGCCTCGACATGGACCTGATCAAGAAGCTGCAGCAAGCCTACCCTTGGTATGGTGCTTACACCATCCCGGCCGGTACCTATCCGGGACAGACAACCGATGTCCTGACTTCCGCCATCAAGATTACCGTCTGTACCGATGCCCGCGTCGATGCCGATGTAATCTACGATATGACTAAGGCATTCTGGGAAAACTTTGAGGAACTGAAGGCTACCCAAGCTCCGCTGAAGCAGGTCAATCCCAAGGAAGCGGTAAAAGACCTTGCAGGTCTCCCCCTCCATGAAGGCGCTGCACGCTACTACAAAGAAATTGGATTGCTGTAA